Proteins from a genomic interval of Paenibacillus lentus:
- a CDS encoding DUF5050 domain-containing protein codes for MNYNINSGGLVCEADGNLLLADLRHYSGTRLLTATSEEKAHLDGMFWFMNRAGDDIYYSDQLQGNRLYRMNLSTQSVERIQDRPCYGLALSGDWLYYKSEIDHKLYRCLLNGRNESRVTDEPVECFVVEGEQVYYATQQGIRSCDVTGKDREQLSESVAMHMIKIGDTLIFADSKNQYQLTALHLETGEARTYADVSPNSLNSDGRYVYCANRNNDSSVYRVDLDTGNKIRICGERADHIHILGNIIYFSSGFEWYKMSLNGGQAEKVITF; via the coding sequence GTGAATTACAACATCAATAGCGGCGGCCTCGTTTGCGAGGCGGACGGCAACCTGCTCCTCGCCGATCTTCGCCATTATTCCGGCACCCGCTTGCTGACTGCGACCTCCGAGGAAAAGGCGCACTTGGACGGTATGTTCTGGTTTATGAATAGAGCCGGGGATGACATTTATTATAGCGATCAGCTGCAGGGGAACCGATTGTACAGAATGAATCTTTCCACGCAAAGCGTGGAGCGGATTCAGGATCGGCCATGCTACGGCCTAGCCCTAAGTGGTGACTGGTTGTATTACAAGAGTGAGATAGACCATAAGCTGTATCGCTGTTTATTAAATGGGAGAAACGAATCCCGGGTTACGGACGAACCGGTCGAATGCTTTGTCGTGGAAGGAGAGCAGGTGTATTACGCCACCCAGCAGGGGATTCGATCGTGCGATGTCACGGGAAAAGACCGGGAGCAGCTTTCGGAATCCGTGGCGATGCACATGATTAAAATCGGCGATACGCTCATCTTTGCCGATTCCAAGAACCAGTACCAGCTGACCGCTTTGCACTTGGAAACGGGCGAGGCTCGCACATATGCCGATGTGTCGCCGAATAGTCTGAATAGCGACGGCCGTTATGTATACTGCGCGAACCGTAATAATGACAGTTCGGTGTATCGCGTTGATTTGGATACAGGCAATAAAATCCGCATCTGCGGAGAACGCGCCGATCATATTCATATTTTAGGAAATATCATCTATTTCAGCAGTGGTTTTGAATGGTATAAGATGTCGCTAAACGGTGGACAAGCGGAGAAAGTCATTACATTTTAG
- a CDS encoding ATPase — protein MDQNERLRLDDVLSKISAKELMGSELQESKLIYSVVGFIPACDMVDNALVISNLGYLLAQKGLNTCIVDLKVFNPNIYHYLDAKPSKKGHGLIRVLKSDKVDFREEIQATKYERLYVLSPSPHDLLEEYFDFDFDHLERVIDTLKGMFDIILLDIPNNPPLEFCLGAMKYSHVGFFTATERIEAPSNMTRMLDFASSVGISTAKFTSVILMNIQDINYDYKGFKEFGFNIVASLPLIKAAYAYSLEGKLYVRDNPLVNKYFLREMRRLADILGNQ, from the coding sequence ATGGATCAAAACGAAAGACTGAGACTTGATGACGTACTGAGCAAAATTTCGGCTAAGGAATTAATGGGATCGGAATTGCAGGAGAGCAAGCTGATTTACAGTGTCGTCGGTTTTATACCCGCGTGCGACATGGTAGACAACGCTTTGGTGATTAGCAACTTAGGCTATTTGCTGGCACAGAAAGGCCTAAACACCTGCATTGTCGATTTGAAAGTGTTCAACCCGAACATTTACCACTACCTGGATGCTAAGCCTAGCAAAAAGGGACACGGGCTGATTCGGGTGCTGAAGAGTGATAAGGTCGACTTCCGGGAGGAAATTCAGGCTACGAAATATGAACGATTGTATGTATTGTCTCCAAGTCCGCATGATTTGCTCGAAGAGTATTTTGATTTTGACTTCGATCATTTAGAACGGGTCATCGATACGTTAAAAGGGATGTTCGACATCATCCTGCTGGATATCCCGAACAATCCGCCGCTCGAATTCTGCCTGGGAGCGATGAAATATTCGCACGTAGGCTTCTTCACGGCTACGGAACGGATTGAGGCGCCAAGCAACATGACCCGCATGCTGGATTTTGCTTCCTCCGTAGGGATTAGTACGGCGAAGTTCACGAGCGTTATTCTGATGAATATTCAGGACATCAACTACGACTATAAGGGATTTAAAGAATTTGGCTTCAATATCGTGGCGTCTTTGCCGCTGATTAAAGCGGCTTATGCATATTCCCTTGAAGGGAAGCTGTACGTAAGGGACAACCCATTGGTGAATAAATACTTTCTTAGAGAGATGCGCAGATTGGCAGACATTCTCGGCAACCAGTAA
- a CDS encoding Mbeg1-like protein, with product MAELNESQLLLLNNIMYLKGVANSNKRTVGEVVDILLNGGGLDKNIEIVKKKGGGTEEKYPHDMSRGEWVAILNAINKDPQLKDLKINHGITGEMPDKNGQPIMKNGKVLEAGMRVATFVDPDGEATVVFRGTGGDFEWFDNGQGGYLADTPQQIAALEYIESLEYDNITVTGHSKGGNKTQYVAILSDKVKKAVSFDGQGFSREFLDKYKDRIEANAHKITSISAKEDFVNCLLYPIAEKIYYINTEEKENHLHYHNPNIMLDENGQLRGRTDQPGDIPKFINSFTIYVHETMEEPFRSYAFDGVLSYLKEGDEGFPKESTLHFLSAAAMAISHLDDYTFTRIAEEHGDGAEFVAVISASMLFPSLFSDDAAKVLIKHARNAIDYATEKLKQFGDWLMSMLNKGIAKLKQAGNMVAVGAAKFAERVRSEWEKLKEGVIVFSRTLVDTTKQAIEHFMNRLKKAVTNFCIQVAEGTKKILAAIKGLWNKAVNHAKQGAINMLNKVKEDHPSKLAVFLSYIILVRELQKKVAGKNDLSAQKTVPAVTQQKYASKVVKGYGSYTSAQLTVDFSRLADLKTKFRNLEERIGSRIQQRLSQAERTISSTGRAYSEPNVQRQVHQLNRTCEQIRQRNYKVAAKLQSKVKFLQLAEQQYRKVESMISSYLSAGVSFI from the coding sequence ATGGCAGAATTAAATGAAAGTCAGCTGTTGCTTCTAAACAATATCATGTATCTAAAAGGGGTCGCCAATAGTAACAAAAGGACTGTTGGAGAGGTTGTGGATATACTTCTAAATGGAGGCGGACTCGACAAAAACATAGAAATAGTTAAAAAAAAAGGAGGAGGTACAGAGGAGAAATACCCTCATGATATGTCTAGGGGAGAATGGGTTGCTATATTAAATGCGATAAATAAAGACCCGCAGTTAAAGGACTTAAAAATAAATCATGGTATAACCGGAGAAATGCCCGACAAGAACGGACAGCCAATCATGAAAAACGGCAAAGTTCTTGAGGCGGGAATGCGTGTAGCTACCTTTGTCGATCCAGATGGCGAGGCTACGGTAGTTTTTCGAGGAACGGGGGGCGACTTTGAATGGTTTGATAACGGTCAAGGTGGTTATTTAGCAGATACACCGCAGCAGATAGCTGCTCTAGAATACATTGAAAGTTTAGAATACGACAATATTACCGTTACAGGACACTCCAAAGGTGGTAATAAGACACAGTATGTTGCCATTCTGTCGGATAAGGTGAAGAAAGCTGTCTCTTTTGATGGTCAAGGATTTTCGAGGGAGTTTTTGGACAAGTATAAAGACCGCATTGAAGCGAATGCCCACAAGATTACCTCGATTTCTGCAAAAGAAGATTTCGTTAACTGTCTACTTTATCCTATCGCTGAGAAGATTTACTACATAAATACAGAGGAGAAAGAGAATCACCTGCACTACCATAATCCCAACATCATGTTGGATGAAAATGGTCAGTTACGCGGACGTACCGATCAGCCAGGGGACATTCCTAAATTTATTAATTCGTTCACGATTTATGTCCACGAAACGATGGAAGAACCCTTTCGTAGTTATGCATTTGATGGGGTGTTGTCTTATTTGAAAGAGGGAGACGAGGGTTTTCCAAAAGAGAGTACACTTCATTTTTTGTCTGCCGCAGCAATGGCAATAAGTCATCTGGATGATTACACGTTTACCCGGATTGCTGAAGAGCATGGGGATGGAGCGGAATTCGTTGCAGTAATTAGCGCAAGCATGCTGTTTCCCTCCCTGTTTAGTGATGATGCAGCTAAGGTCTTGATTAAACATGCGAGGAATGCCATCGATTATGCCACTGAGAAGCTGAAACAGTTTGGTGATTGGCTAATGAGCATGTTGAACAAAGGAATCGCCAAACTCAAGCAGGCGGGAAACATGGTGGCTGTTGGGGCGGCGAAATTTGCGGAACGGGTAAGAAGCGAGTGGGAGAAGTTGAAGGAAGGTGTAATCGTTTTTTCACGTACGCTTGTAGACACGACGAAGCAGGCCATCGAACACTTTATGAATCGGTTGAAGAAGGCTGTCACGAATTTCTGTATCCAGGTCGCAGAAGGGACTAAGAAGATTCTTGCAGCCATTAAGGGATTATGGAATAAGGCAGTAAATCATGCCAAGCAAGGTGCAATTAACATGCTCAACAAAGTGAAGGAGGATCATCCTTCCAAATTGGCTGTGTTTTTGTCCTATATCATTCTAGTTAGAGAGCTACAAAAGAAGGTAGCAGGGAAGAACGATCTGAGTGCTCAAAAAACAGTCCCTGCTGTGACCCAACAAAAATATGCCTCCAAGGTAGTTAAGGGATATGGCTCGTACACCTCAGCCCAATTGACTGTAGATTTCAGCCGATTAGCTGATTTAAAGACGAAATTTAGAAACTTAGAAGAACGGATAGGATCACGGATCCAGCAAAGGCTGTCTCAAGCGGAGAGAACAATTTCGAGTACAGGGCGTGCCTACAGCGAGCCCAATGTCCAAAGGCAAGTTCACCAGCTTAACCGGACATGCGAACAAATCAGGCAGAGAAATTATAAGGTGGCTGCCAAACTGCAGAGTAAAGTGAAGTTTCTGCAGCTAGCCGAGCAGCAATATAGAAAAGTAGAGAGCATGATTTCGAGCTACCTTTCAGCGGGTGTCTCTTTTATATAA
- a CDS encoding CpaF family protein: MLTRAKISDMQQKVTHQINKAEDMEELKNKYTTIQFEEALDLCQKYITKVATHAFRRENDPSRKREMTKSYINEFVDSQKPVVEGYLELVELKQALINEITHYGPITKAMEDPLIDEIRINGTDQIFVESGGKTLPWDQHFIDREHLERIISKLLGVSKVRLTPKIPMVNARTIEGYRVNATHADISPYDMPAVVIRKFSKKSITPEMMLRNESFSVNMFKLLSLLPKADLSWITVGPTGSGKTTLNEMMVKEINPLSRIITIENPSEMRLLQREGNSEHGRVINDVLQYESVPDDDDASPATMENLLINAMRQSPHWIGPGELRTPGEFATALRAAQTGHFFFTTLHAEGDREAIYRFLTAYLMASNEPAELALRNICSAVKFIVFQEKLADGTRKVTSISEVLGSEGLEPIVNPIYKFVSEDVLEEEGTHRVLKIIGKHKRVGMLSEKVQQTMIKAGIKRSRFEFLTKPPGEDEIEEYGFDGYHFNH, encoded by the coding sequence ATGCTCACCCGTGCAAAAATCAGCGACATGCAGCAGAAAGTGACGCATCAAATCAACAAAGCGGAAGACATGGAGGAACTGAAGAATAAATATACGACCATTCAGTTTGAGGAAGCGCTGGACCTGTGTCAGAAGTACATAACCAAAGTGGCCACCCATGCCTTCCGGCGAGAAAATGACCCGTCCCGCAAACGTGAAATGACTAAATCCTATATTAATGAGTTCGTCGATTCGCAAAAGCCGGTCGTTGAGGGATATTTGGAGCTTGTTGAGCTGAAGCAGGCGCTGATTAACGAGATTACGCACTACGGGCCGATTACGAAGGCGATGGAAGACCCGTTGATCGATGAAATTCGTATTAACGGGACGGATCAGATCTTTGTGGAGAGCGGCGGAAAGACGCTTCCTTGGGATCAGCATTTTATCGACCGGGAGCATTTGGAACGGATTATCTCTAAGCTGCTGGGGGTCTCGAAGGTTCGGCTCACCCCGAAGATTCCGATGGTTAATGCCCGAACAATCGAAGGTTATCGTGTTAACGCCACTCATGCGGATATTTCGCCGTATGATATGCCGGCGGTCGTTATTCGAAAATTCAGCAAGAAGAGCATCACGCCAGAGATGATGCTGCGTAATGAATCCTTCTCGGTCAATATGTTCAAGCTGCTGTCCCTGCTGCCCAAAGCCGATTTGTCATGGATTACGGTTGGTCCGACAGGCAGCGGGAAGACGACGCTGAATGAAATGATGGTCAAGGAAATTAATCCGCTGTCCCGTATCATTACGATCGAGAATCCTTCGGAGATGCGGTTGCTGCAGAGAGAGGGCAATAGCGAGCATGGAAGAGTTATTAATGATGTGCTGCAATACGAATCCGTGCCGGATGACGATGACGCGAGTCCAGCGACGATGGAAAATTTGCTGATCAATGCTATGCGACAATCGCCCCACTGGATTGGCCCGGGCGAACTGCGAACGCCTGGGGAATTTGCGACAGCGCTTCGCGCCGCGCAGACCGGTCACTTCTTCTTCACGACGCTGCATGCGGAGGGGGACCGGGAGGCCATTTATCGTTTTCTGACCGCTTACCTTATGGCCTCCAATGAACCGGCCGAGCTGGCACTCCGCAACATTTGCAGCGCCGTCAAGTTCATCGTGTTCCAGGAGAAGCTGGCCGATGGGACTAGAAAAGTTACCTCGATCTCAGAGGTGCTGGGCTCCGAGGGATTGGAGCCGATCGTCAATCCGATTTACAAGTTCGTGTCGGAGGATGTACTGGAGGAGGAAGGGACTCATCGCGTGCTAAAAATTATCGGCAAGCACAAGCGTGTCGGCATGCTGTCTGAAAAGGTGCAGCAGACGATGATTAAAGCGGGGATCAAGCGCAGCCGCTTCGAGTTCCTGACGAAACCGCCGGGGGAAGATGAAATAGAGGAGTACGGATTCGATGGATACCACTTCAATCATTAG
- a CDS encoding EsaB/YukD family protein: protein MDYIMITFQAGERLVKELKVPTFVTAEELLTMLSEALGLSIAPEHRLQAEPLGRILDPTRTLEEEGVAFGALLTLI, encoded by the coding sequence ATGGACTATATCATGATCACGTTTCAAGCCGGCGAACGGCTCGTAAAGGAATTGAAGGTGCCGACGTTCGTCACGGCAGAAGAATTGCTGACGATGCTGTCTGAGGCGCTAGGTCTGTCCATTGCCCCGGAGCATCGGCTTCAGGCTGAGCCGCTCGGACGGATACTTGATCCCACCCGAACGTTGGAGGAAGAAGGCGTTGCCTTCGGGGCGCTGCTGACTCTCATTTAG
- the essC gene encoding type VII secretion protein EssC codes for MIKEKYVFSRQPRFLPEMPSGEIEIPNPPHAYEKPEISWFTLLAPPVVMLVITLLLALTHQSLFMMLSIAMTVTTLVVSLATAASQIKKYRKKKKEREQKYLQFIADTRSELTLAREQQIKAMNEMSPEPAACLQRIREIDHRLWERTPSSPDFLSLRLGVGSVPSALEIKYTKQAIIMESDPLIMEPQRLALEFERVQDVPVSINLMTSEICGIAGEEERTFAVVTQMLLQLVTHHGYDDVRVVVLAAEEGLEKWNWLRQLPHLWTDGFDARFLLCGKAIAHQVLGGLNEVLKERERKEVGGSPLPHFVFIIEDPSLLEEEPINKYLYNKCAALGVSSVYIAKNQAYLPMNCKQVIVLQGKNGELADRESGEKSTFIPDQIHMEQLEQAARLMAPLRIKNSSASFTLPTSLTLLDMLQTKTTAEVDLLSRWSRNKPFKGMSVPIGVKAGGSLFQLDMHETGHGPHGLVAGTTGSGKSELLQSIIISLAINYHPHDVVFVLIDYKGGGMADVFKGMPHLVGTITNLGGNQTSRALLSIKSELMRRQRVFSEYGVNNIDRYQKLYYSDNEDGRMPAIPHLIMIADEFAELKQDQPEFMKELVSTARVGRSLGVHLILATQKPAGVVDDQIWSNSKFKICLKVQDEADSKDVIKRPDAAMIKEPGRAYIQVGNDEIFELFQSAYSGADYDPDGEMLKSENRAKRIYEVSLHGRSEQIYPLEEEKIAPKEMPSQLKCMVEHIITFSEHRGVQALKGPWLPPLPDSVYLDDLFAPGSGLNSESGWAREEAILSAPIGLVDDPRGQLQEPLEIDFATEGNLFIYGSPGTGKTYLLRSLCMSLAYKYSPSDVHLYVMDFGGSSFKLFERLPHCGGVMTLEQESTIQQFVLFLFRVMEERKQLFEESQRDGFNDYRYHGGKLPAIVLIIDNYFALSETYEDIDEKMVTLAREGSKFGIYMVVTATNASLVRYKLSVNFKMAVALQLTDKGEYANIVGRTEGLEPAKVPGRGLVSGKPPLEFQTAMPEFRARNMEEMIQDFEHFVRENLVEPATPIPIMPSKIDMQEINREGEKLAIGLGDHDLMPVYVDLTATPFIMIAGDAMTGKSTQLVSWISMLDEKLGSDRLDVYALDSSSMGIYEMMKLPCVTDLSQIEDMYDFIDGIKQELDDRRAKFLATRQDNGDLNAMVRSWKQIIFVIDNLSELTNGDQYSLKELIERIIKQERNMKVAVIAADQTSELANNWDSLGKVLREEQTGLLFGSIKDQNLFNIRFPYGSQEKEMELGDGYFIVKNKFTGLRTATFLHQNEKVMI; via the coding sequence ATGATAAAAGAAAAATATGTATTTAGCCGTCAGCCCCGTTTCTTACCGGAGATGCCTAGCGGAGAAATTGAAATTCCCAATCCGCCGCATGCCTATGAGAAGCCGGAAATTTCCTGGTTCACGCTGCTGGCACCGCCGGTGGTCATGCTGGTCATTACGTTGTTGCTTGCGTTAACGCATCAATCGCTGTTCATGATGCTGTCCATCGCGATGACCGTGACGACGCTGGTTGTATCGCTTGCCACCGCGGCATCTCAAATCAAGAAATACCGGAAGAAGAAGAAAGAGCGGGAGCAGAAGTATTTGCAATTTATCGCGGATACTCGCAGCGAACTGACACTGGCTAGAGAACAGCAGATTAAAGCGATGAACGAGATGAGCCCGGAGCCTGCGGCTTGCCTGCAGCGAATTAGGGAAATCGATCACCGGCTGTGGGAGAGAACGCCCTCCTCTCCGGATTTTCTGTCCCTTCGGCTCGGCGTTGGCAGCGTCCCTTCGGCACTAGAGATCAAGTATACGAAGCAGGCCATCATTATGGAGAGCGATCCGCTGATTATGGAGCCGCAAAGACTTGCTCTCGAGTTCGAGCGGGTGCAGGATGTGCCCGTGTCGATCAACCTAATGACTTCGGAGATTTGCGGTATCGCTGGCGAAGAAGAGAGGACGTTCGCCGTCGTAACGCAAATGCTGCTGCAGCTCGTGACCCATCATGGTTATGATGATGTGCGCGTCGTTGTACTAGCCGCAGAGGAAGGACTGGAGAAGTGGAATTGGCTCCGTCAGCTGCCGCATTTATGGACGGACGGATTTGATGCGAGGTTCCTGCTTTGCGGCAAGGCAATCGCTCATCAGGTGCTGGGCGGGCTGAACGAAGTGTTGAAGGAACGCGAACGCAAAGAAGTAGGGGGAAGCCCGCTACCGCATTTCGTCTTCATCATCGAAGATCCGTCCCTGCTGGAAGAGGAGCCGATTAACAAATATTTGTATAACAAGTGCGCTGCGCTTGGGGTATCGTCCGTATATATCGCGAAGAATCAGGCTTATCTCCCAATGAACTGCAAGCAGGTTATTGTGTTGCAGGGGAAGAACGGTGAGCTCGCTGATCGTGAGTCTGGCGAGAAATCGACCTTTATCCCGGATCAAATACATATGGAGCAGCTGGAGCAGGCGGCTCGCTTGATGGCACCCCTGCGGATCAAGAACTCGAGCGCCAGCTTCACGCTGCCGACCTCCCTGACATTGCTGGATATGCTGCAGACGAAAACGACCGCGGAAGTCGATTTATTGTCCCGTTGGTCCAGAAATAAGCCGTTTAAGGGAATGAGCGTTCCGATCGGGGTTAAGGCCGGAGGCAGCCTGTTCCAGCTTGATATGCATGAGACCGGACATGGCCCGCACGGATTGGTCGCGGGAACGACGGGCTCTGGGAAGAGTGAGCTGCTGCAAAGCATCATTATTTCCCTGGCAATTAACTATCATCCGCATGACGTTGTTTTTGTATTAATCGATTATAAAGGCGGCGGGATGGCTGATGTATTCAAAGGCATGCCGCATCTTGTGGGGACGATTACGAACCTGGGTGGAAATCAGACGTCTCGCGCCCTGTTGTCCATTAAGAGCGAGCTGATGAGAAGACAGCGCGTGTTCTCCGAATACGGGGTAAATAACATCGACAGATACCAGAAGCTGTATTACAGCGATAACGAGGATGGGCGAATGCCGGCAATCCCGCATCTGATCATGATTGCCGATGAGTTCGCTGAATTGAAGCAAGATCAGCCGGAATTCATGAAGGAATTGGTCAGTACGGCTCGGGTTGGCCGAAGCCTTGGCGTCCATCTGATTCTGGCCACGCAGAAGCCGGCAGGAGTCGTGGATGATCAGATTTGGAGTAACTCTAAATTTAAAATCTGTCTGAAGGTTCAAGATGAGGCAGACAGCAAAGACGTGATCAAACGGCCGGATGCGGCCATGATCAAAGAGCCGGGTCGCGCTTATATTCAGGTGGGGAATGATGAGATTTTCGAATTGTTCCAATCGGCGTATTCGGGAGCCGATTATGACCCCGATGGTGAAATGCTGAAGAGCGAGAATCGTGCGAAACGTATCTACGAAGTTTCCCTCCATGGTCGATCGGAGCAAATTTATCCGCTGGAGGAAGAGAAGATCGCGCCTAAGGAGATGCCATCCCAGTTGAAGTGCATGGTCGAGCACATCATTACGTTCTCGGAGCATCGCGGTGTTCAAGCGTTAAAAGGGCCATGGCTGCCGCCCCTGCCGGACAGTGTGTACTTGGATGATCTATTCGCCCCAGGCTCAGGACTGAATTCAGAGAGCGGCTGGGCCAGAGAAGAGGCAATTCTGAGCGCACCGATTGGTCTGGTGGATGATCCGCGGGGACAACTGCAGGAGCCGCTGGAGATCGATTTTGCCACTGAGGGCAATTTATTCATCTATGGTTCTCCGGGAACAGGCAAGACATACCTGCTCAGATCGCTGTGCATGTCGTTGGCCTACAAGTATTCGCCATCGGATGTTCATTTGTACGTCATGGATTTCGGCGGTTCCTCCTTCAAGCTGTTCGAGCGGCTGCCGCATTGCGGCGGAGTGATGACGCTGGAGCAGGAATCGACGATTCAGCAGTTTGTTTTGTTCCTGTTCAGAGTCATGGAAGAACGCAAGCAGCTGTTTGAAGAGAGCCAGCGTGACGGATTTAACGACTATAGATACCATGGCGGGAAACTCCCGGCTATCGTTCTTATTATTGACAATTACTTTGCTTTATCGGAGACCTATGAAGATATTGACGAGAAGATGGTTACGTTGGCCCGGGAAGGCTCTAAATTCGGAATATATATGGTCGTGACGGCAACGAATGCGTCACTTGTCCGATATAAGCTGTCCGTGAATTTCAAAATGGCGGTGGCGCTGCAGTTAACCGACAAAGGGGAATACGCCAATATCGTTGGACGGACGGAAGGGTTGGAACCGGCCAAAGTACCAGGAAGAGGCCTGGTTAGTGGCAAGCCACCGCTGGAATTTCAGACGGCCATGCCGGAGTTCAGAGCCCGGAACATGGAAGAGATGATTCAGGATTTCGAGCACTTCGTGAGGGAGAACCTGGTTGAGCCGGCCACTCCAATCCCGATTATGCCTAGCAAAATTGATATGCAGGAAATTAACCGTGAGGGAGAAAAGCTCGCTATCGGTCTTGGCGACCATGACTTGATGCCGGTCTACGTTGACCTAACGGCGACTCCGTTCATTATGATTGCAGGAGATGCGATGACGGGCAAGAGCACGCAGCTCGTCTCATGGATCAGCATGCTGGACGAGAAGCTGGGTTCGGATCGACTGGATGTCTACGCGCTGGACTCCAGCTCCATGGGAATTTATGAAATGATGAAGCTGCCCTGCGTGACGGATTTGTCACAGATCGAGGATATGTATGATTTCATCGATGGGATTAAGCAGGAGCTGGATGATCGCCGGGCGAAGTTCCTGGCCACAAGGCAGGATAACGGTGACCTGAATGCGATGGTGCGTTCCTGGAAGCAGATCATATTTGTCATTGATAACTTAAGCGAGCTGACAAATGGGGATCAATATTCGCTCAAAGAACTGATTGAGCGCATCATCAAGCAAGAGCGCAATATGAAGGTCGCTGTCATAGCGGCGGATCAGACTTCAGAGCTCGCCAACAACTGGGATAGCCTTGGGAAGGTGCTTCGCGAGGAGCAGACGGGTCTTTTGTTCGGCAGCATTAAGGATCAGAATCTGTTTAATATACGTTTCCCTTACGGAAGCCAGGAGAAGGAAATGGAACTTGGCGATGGCTACTTTATTGTAAAGAACAAATTTACGGGCCTGCGCACGGCCACGTTCCTGCATCAAAATGAGAAGGTCATGATATAA
- a CDS encoding WXG100 family type VII secretion target: MSTPSAISGTARNIRNELADVKREEFRLQAELAGVTSWWKGNAGKALTDSYRSQTRNDLNRLYREVEDLQSGLERLASEVRRADEQRRIEAREKALRLEQQRNAKK; encoded by the coding sequence ATGAGCACACCAAGCGCGATCAGCGGGACAGCCCGAAATATTCGTAATGAGCTGGCTGATGTGAAACGTGAGGAATTCAGGCTTCAAGCGGAGCTTGCCGGAGTAACCTCCTGGTGGAAGGGCAACGCGGGTAAAGCGTTGACGGACAGTTATCGTTCTCAGACGAGAAATGACTTGAATCGATTATATCGGGAAGTTGAGGATTTGCAATCGGGACTGGAAAGGCTAGCTAGTGAGGTTCGAAGGGCCGATGAACAAAGGCGCATCGAAGCTCGGGAGAAGGCGCTGCGGCTGGAGCAGCAGAGGAATGCGAAGAAGTAA
- a CDS encoding WXG100 family type VII secretion target has product MPSAGEIRRKAAGVRAITEDIRRETSKYQRMVNDVTTWWKGEAGTSFKTGYEGIQHDIRILLRNLDSLESKVKNNLANAVERAEEQRRREAMERQGMSAMRQ; this is encoded by the coding sequence ATGCCTTCAGCAGGAGAAATCCGCAGAAAAGCAGCGGGGGTTCGTGCGATAACGGAAGACATAAGGCGCGAAACATCGAAATATCAAAGGATGGTCAATGATGTGACTACCTGGTGGAAGGGTGAGGCTGGGACGAGCTTCAAAACTGGATACGAAGGGATTCAGCATGATATCAGGATTTTGCTTCGTAATCTGGATAGCCTGGAATCCAAGGTGAAGAATAATCTGGCTAACGCCGTTGAACGGGCGGAAGAGCAGAGAAGACGTGAAGCTATGGAGAGACAGGGCATGAGCGCAATGCGGCAGTAG
- a CDS encoding WXG100 family type VII secretion target — protein MSNLTFSPGQARSVAKSILNKGRNANEIVEQLDREISSVEGWWKGESSQAFIQEFRDLKPNLKKLVECVENISRNLDKIADIKEQSERDIASALRK, from the coding sequence ATGTCAAATTTAACGTTTAGTCCTGGACAAGCCCGCAGCGTGGCCAAATCCATTCTGAACAAGGGTAGAAATGCGAATGAAATCGTTGAGCAACTGGACAGAGAAATTAGTTCTGTTGAGGGCTGGTGGAAAGGGGAATCCTCCCAGGCTTTTATTCAAGAGTTCAGAGATTTGAAACCAAACTTGAAAAAGCTGGTTGAATGCGTGGAGAACATCAGCAGAAATCTCGATAAAATCGCTGATATCAAAGAACAAAGCGAGAGAGATATCGCTAGCGCGCTTCGCAAATAA